cattttcaaaacaaaccattttcaactctttccaaaatcaaccaaaacatgccaatttcatcccttttcctTGAAATCAATTCAAAcgtatcaaattcaacatcaagcctcctcaactcacacattgacacataacccacaatatacaaaatcactatATCATCATTTTatcccacttcacccaagtggctcaaactcaaacatattgacatatcatatactatttctcatgccaattctcaacaacaccaattccaataaatcattatGGTACACAAAcaacatcatactcaccatcaacatggttcaacccacaattcaaccataaccaatcatcaagcatatatcacaacatgcatatttctcatacgtcataccaccaaggcatcaataatcatcatcacatatatgaccacatcatatatctcaatcattcaacaacatcaaccattcaatgcctatcttagggcctctagcctaagtatttcctaccacattacatattagatacggaaaaccgaaaccataccttagccgatttttcccaagctccaccggagcacttccaaaccacttatccacaagctctcaaggcctcaacacttccaagaacagattttgcaccaccaaaccctttccaagcttttcaaaatcaccaatcaagctccaatatccacacatacataacctaagccacaaccatcatacccatacacaacatctcaaacccaaacatcataaaacaacaaaaatacactAGGGTTTATAAtccttttgatttcttgtgaatACCGTTTAGGTTGGTAATTCATCCTTTGAGTTTATAATCTTTTCGGAAATCAACTTGAGCTTGATTTTGTATCGCGCACAATTCTTAGATATAATCCTCAGATATTTAGTTCCTTATAACATGACTGGTGGATGCAGAACATGAATCTTGAGCATGTGCAGGATCATGGGGAGTTGTGAAGTTTAAATTCTATAGATTGAACCGTAAGGATGCACTATTTGTATGGATGCCTGAATGCGAATGAAGCTTTCGAATCttgagaaaaaggaaaaaactacAACGCCAATACTCGTGATTACCTAAAGCTGACGAACCGTTTAAGGCTTACTACGATACATTACCAAAGGGCTTAGGAGACGTGCTAATGCAATGTTATGATCTATTAGTGGATTTCCTGAGCAGGAAGTCTCTAAGTATTATTTGAAGGACAATTAAAGAGAATGAACCGTTAAGTAAGTTTGGAATATTAGGTTGAAAGATGAGAAAGTGGATGGGGGTGTCAGACTGGATCAACTACAAATGTTAAACAATTGTAAGGCCGCGATTTGGAGACCGTAGTAAGTGGATAAGAAGCTACCAAGAATATCGAAGCTTGTTGGGCAAGGGAATCAAGAAGAGATCAATGGAATACAAGAAtggaatttaaatatataagaaAAGACTTAGTGTGCCGAATGTCGAAAGTTGACACGGGAACTATTGCCTGAAGCACACATGAGCGAATCTTTGATTCACCTTAAAGTTACTAGGATGTATCACGAAATATGAAGTAGCGGTGTATATAACTCAGCATTTGACAGGGTATAAGGAAGACTATTCCTTGGAAGCTCAAGCATCCTAGGTCCCAAATTGAAAGCCAAGACAATGGAGAAAACTAAACGAATTCAAGTTGAGATTTTGATTGAGCAAAGCCGATAGGAAAATTATATGGACCAGGAGAGAAAACCTAGATAGTTTAAGGAAAGAAGTTACGCATTCTTCGAGGTTACCTCAATAGGCTGGAATCGAGGGGTAATCAAGACTAAGGAGATGAAACCGAGGTGTATTGAGCCCTTTCAAGTACTAAGACGGATTGGTGGCGGGCAACGTATCAAATTGTTTTGCTACCGTATCAGTTTAATTAGAAAAAGATCTAACGTTTCGAGTACTTCCGGTTAGAATGGACGATACCAATGTTGAGCGACTACGGAGAAGAGTAGTACCGTTAGTAAAGGTTTCTTGGAGTCAAGTTACAATTGAGAAACACGCTTGAGAGCTTGAAATCCGGAATGGGAAGTGACCCCACACCTATTGTCATGTATCTGAATATGAATTTTGGGAACAAAATTTTCAActaggtgggtaggatgtaaactccagaaaattaataaataattagccaataaattaattattattcaaagatattaaaaaattaaattttatagtttaggaaagtagaaatattaaaaatacgaattttgacactaattttaaagattttggcccAAAACCAGGCCAACGtataacagcccagaccacctagcatgatattgtccgctttggcacacaaggcctcacggctttacctttgacgatagggatgatagctaaagccccccacactcactcgtcaaaacgtgTCATACTAGGGAGAGTATCctcacccttataaggcatgcttcgttctcctccccaaccgatgtgggaccttacaatccacccccctaaAGAAGCCCAGCGCCCTCGCTGACACATCGATCCGGGCTCCAGCTCTAATACCATCTGTAATAgtccagaccacccgctagcacgatattgtccgctttggcacacaaggcctcacggttttgcctttgacgatagggatgatagccgaagccccccaTACTCACTCGTTAAAACGCGTTAtactagggagaggtatccacacccttataaggcatgcttcgttctcctccccaaccgatgtgggaccttacaatccaccccccgaaaggagcccagcgccctcgctggcacatcgattCGGGctccggctctgataccatctgtaacagtcCAGACCACcagctagcacgatattgtccgctttggcacacaaggcctcacggttttgcctttgacgatagggatgatagccgcagcccccacactcactcgtcaaaatgcgtcatgctagggagaggtatccacacccttataaggcatgtcccacatcggttggggaggaaaatgaagcatgccttataagggtgtggatacctcttcctagcatgacgcgttttgacgagtgagtgtggggggcttcggctatcatccctatcgtcaaagaaAAAactgtgaggccttgtgtgacaAAGCAGACAATATTGTGCTAGCAGGTGGTCTAGACTGTTatagatggtatcagagcagttcatccTCGTGAGCCTGAAGGGTAGACCGATTGTGTTTcgttgcatactctgagtcatttttttaaattcatgctatttaggttatctgcttgatatgcatagcatgcttgtttgtgagtgctTTTGGGAATAATTAAAGCACTGAGCTTTAGATATTGAGattgatcaccttgatatcgattgtttggtgtggaaaagAAACCCGAATAGAAACAGGTGGACAAGGTCAATCACGTTAACGGAGAGGTAGTGAGGATGACAAGGCATGTTCTGGAATACCTGTTCGTGGAGTTGCAGCATATCGGTTGATAGGTGGGTCTCAGCACTGATGGCAAGGGAAGTGCCGATTGATGCTTTTGCGGTTTTTAATTATGATTTCCAAACTTCTAACCGGTATGGTTTTGAACCTTGTAAAaagttttaaagtttaaaatgattttgaaatttggtttgaaactttggatttaaatgatttgattttaaaactaGGACGGAACTCTTGGGTTAAATGATATGGtttaaaagaaaagtgagttctttgatttttatcaatttgtGAATTTGGTTTCTAAATTTATCTTATCGAAAGGGATTCAAattgaaaagtttttatttaagaaaatcgTGATTTAAAGTAATCGACTTCCGAGTAAATgattttttactcttttgagaAAGCTTTAACAATGAACTGGTTTAGAATAAGCTTGTTTTGAAAGTTTTGGAAAATATTACAAAGGCGGTATTTGGGTTAAAGGAAAAATTTAGTTCGAGGTAGCGGAGTGAGTCGGACTCATAGTGACAAATTATCAGAGTGACGCAGCGGAAGGTGAGAGGGAACATCGACACGATAGAATGCTTCAAGGAGGATATATCGAGTAGTTTGAATTTTCGAGGgcaaaaattttattaggaGGGGAGAATGTAAGAACCGGAGTTTTTCCGTAAAAtcgttttaataaaaataataattttaagtgCCCAAGATAGATTctaaatttagaaattttattttgaaaaattgtaagatcccacatcggttggggaggagaacgaaacatgccttataagggtgtagatatccctagcatgacgcattttgacgagtgagtgtggggggtttcggctatcatccctatcgtcaaaggcaaaccgtgaggccttgtgtgcgaaagcggacaatatcgtgctaacGGGTGGTCTGGACTATTATAGATGGTATCAAAGACGGAGCCCGGATCaatgtgccagcgagggcgctggGCTCCTTTAGGGAGATATCGTGCTGGCGGATGCTCTAGGCTGTTACACTATCGAACCACTTTATCGCCTCTTTGGTTAACGTCGTTGGGAATGCTTTGCAACGAGTTGCATCTGACGTGTCATCCAAGTGCATCTGACTTTTAAAGTTGTTTAGATGATGTCTCAGGTTGGTTGTTCCATCATAGATATCCATGTCGGTGCTTTTATAGTTTCTGAGACCCTAGCCCGCATGATTTCTTCGATAAAAGAATCTGCAATGGACTCttatgcttaagttagcaaagattttaggcaggtttttagtagattggaTTCGAAGAATACCTGAGAGGGTTAGGGTATTTATAAGTGTAGATATAGAGTCAATAACCACCTTTTAGAGTAGTTTCACTTTTGATGGTGGATAACCGTTCTCTTTTGTTAGAGAGGTTGTTGGGATCTCCTTTCTAGATTACTAGGAGATATCTTAGTAGTTAGTTACTTATTTAGATAAGTAGGGTTAGACTCCTGTCAGCCGTGTGACTTTATATAGTCGAGTAAGTAGTAATGAAGATCTGAATATTGATATATGTATAGTGTTGATAGAGCTTTATCCATTTTAAGTCTCGTTAAATTGTGAATCAGATATGAACAACTGGATTAAATATCAATATAACAAAAGAGATCAATTACTTAATCTTTTTGtgttctaaataaattaattatattttttataaacaaattatacataaatacaataaaatagatTAAGTACATGACTCGTGCTACTGCAGAGTATATATTAGGAGTCTAATAATATAACTAAATGTTACTTAGTTAGTATTTGTTGTTTATATGATtacaatataaattatttttattgaagttttaatttttttttggttgtaaACAGTAAAAATGTGTaacaacatttatttaaatatataatcataaTATCATAATAGCTTTTATATTTATGTGGAATTTGCTAATATCAcctagaaaaataataaaattattttaacctTTATAAACAGAGAATGAAACAGTCTTATACATTTAATGATGAATTTTTATATACGAAGACTTTTCTAAATTAACAGTCTTAGCACGGGTCTTACACTGGTCCTTGTAATGGATATATCTGCATTTCTCGTCTAGATCTATCAGTATGATTGgatcaaaaataaattcaagtCTGGACCGTTAACAAGTAAGCAATAATATAAGCACAACGTCATCATAAGCATAGATATGATATTAAAGTAGCATGAATACAGAAGCAAGGATGATGACGATACATCCACAGCATAGTTCATGATCATGACTAGCAAgctatatataaaaatgtataacaaaAGCTGCAGTCCAGGCTCTTGTAAAACTAAGCAGCACTATACACGCAAGCTAGAAAGAGAGTAGAGagcaatcaattaattaaccacAACACTCCCACTTTAATATgtctccttatttatttatcctATATATGGATCCCATATAGAGATGGAGTGTCTAAGGAAGACTGTGGGGCTTCTCAAGGTCCTCGAGACTAGTGGGGCGGAACCAGGCCTTCTCCTCCAGAACGGAGTCCTTGATGGCATCAGCGGTGGGAGGAGGAGTGGGTTGGTCGGTGCCGGCAGGAGGACCAAATACTCCAGTATGTGGGTTTGGGGCCCAATACTTGCCGGATTGTGTTGCATGGATCACATCGTCAGGGACTGCACCAGCGTGTGCCTGCTCATCCGGGTTCTTGTCGTACACCGAGCTGTATCCTGCCTTCCTGTTTCCCAATCCCAATCAAATTAGTTATAATTCAAAACAACATATGGAAAATAAGATGCCTTCACACGAAAGTAAATATGATAATTCAAAGTCATTTCATGATAAATTAGTCAATCATCTAACCCAATTATCATTTTTACATGGAAAGATTTATATGTAAATACTcactcaaaaaaaaatattatacatgATAGATGCTAATGCACTCCCAAAAAAATAGAGTGCATTGCTCTTTAAACACTAaagcataaattttaaattctaaattttaaattttaaatcataaactatgaatctaaattctaaattttaattcttaaacttaaaattataattacttaatttaaattattactataaaatataagtaagaaattaaaatttatttaattagcaaGAAATACAGCACTTTTTGCTTGGTAAAAAAGTTCTAAGGATGAACCATCATACATCTGTGATCATTAATTagttacaattttttaattaaacaatGTGGACcccaaaaacacacaaaaaaaaaaggtggaTATGTGGGCTGGGCATTCCCAGGCAGAATAGTGATCAAAAACAGATAAGTGGGTTATCAGACCAAAAACGAAAAGAGAAGGAGTGGCTTGACCACACAAAAAGGAGGAGGAGTGGAGTTAGGTGTCAATATGTCAAAGGCAAAAAGATTGGTAAACACGTGATGGGTATATATGAGCTTATCGAGATGTGGACCTACAACCGACTCACTCAATCGCTATTGCAATTAAAGTAGGATTTTCCATGCCTCCTTCTgtccttcaacttcttctatGTGCGGGTCATCATATTTATTGCAATTGCACAGGTGATTTTATTGTCACCTTGCCATGACCATTCCATCAAATGCATCACACTTCACGCATACcgatatatttatatttaatggaGTATAGATGATaataattgtataatttaatcCCATGAAGTCAAGAGGGCAAAAAGGGGATTATACAAGCCGCCACCTGGGTCTGAGCAGGGTTAAATAAACgacttttataaatttattcaaaGCATGAAACACGCCTTTGTTTTAGAAACACCTAATCGTCAAAAAATAATGCTAATTCGTACGCCAAACAGAATAGCTTTTAGCTTCTCGCACTGTTCTAACAAAATTAAGACTGAATGCTAAGAATGAACcacaaacataaattaaataaaactctcaattatattatataaatcataTATGCAAGGGATGGTATTATGGTAATTCACGTaacaaaaaatgataatttaaaaatattaagtgAATATAGATGTAACACAATAATAAAGACTTATTTGggtaaatttttttacatttttttaaacaattttttaaaaaaattaaaaaaaattatatttacatattttatataaaaatatttttttatttaaaattatatttaaatatgacGATCATAACTTAATAATACCCAAACcagttttaaatttatatactgACAAGAAATTGATGTATCAACACGAAACAACTCATTTTCAAACTTTGAACTCGCAAAGAAAAAGATAACGTCAAATAATATATAGGACCGTCCAAAGTGGCAAGGAATACAGAAAATATCAAGATGGACAAGAGCATAGTCTACACTCTACGGTCTATAGATGAATGGACCTAGATTTTCAATATCGGCAGTAAGGAGGATTCTAATATTAACCCGCATAATGCAAAGAAAGTGATGAATGACACAAAGATTCTAATCAGATATCATCACCACCACCGTGTCTCTTTATAATCAAAAAACAACCCGGCACAACTTGGGTCCATTAAACTAACTACtagttaaaattcaaataattatctaaatatatCAGTTTAATTATTATGGGTCTGTTTATGTTGGACCCTTATAATGGAAGGTTACCAATTTACCacacaaaaaaggaaaaaaaataataaaaaggcaTAATCTTGAACGAATATAAGCGAGAGATTGATATTCGAGAGGGTACAAGTTAGGGGACAGATGGAAAGGACCCACGAGGGGTTATGGAGGAAAACGACCACCTCCATTCAATTCCCTTTTCTTCTCCTACCAAGGATTAAATAGTATTTTCCCGTGCCACAACAAACTTTTTCCGTACATTATCAGCAATCTAAAAAACCACTATCTAGGAGAagatgcttttcttttctttttaattttccccttttttgctttttttttttcctttaccTATAAGGCTGTAAGTCTGTAACATTGtgaaaccaaaaacaaaataaaaggacaatgggaaaaaaaaaaggacaatCACCTAATAAAGAGGTGACACTAAAGAAGCTTCATGAGTTCAATACAGAGGAGAGTCCATGATGAAGGGaggatatgatttttttttaaactatattgTTTAACAATGGCTACAACAATTTATGATGTTATTGTTTAAAAGAGGAATAAGATAAGGTATGGTAAAGAGACATGGAAAAAGATGGGACTGGGCATGCGTGAAAGCGAGAAAGAAATGCCAAATTTAGTGACGAGGATAAGAAAGGAACTGTATCCAAATCTAGGTGGGAATTAAATTTCCCAATTATGGCGACAGCCAAATTTCCAGGAAAAATTGGAGATggttaattacttaattaaagcgataaaataataaagataataattaaaaggGTTCCCAATGTTAGGAAAAGACGTTTTGCCttatcaaaaatttaataaatgaataaaataaaataaagacatgGTGATCTCCGGCAACGAAGACTCTGTAGCTGCAACAAGAGAAGATGCCACTTCTGAAGAAGCATTGACTAATACTTACAAATTCACAAAACAAAATCGATCACACTTCAAACAAGACTAATTATTATGATATATCATCATTATTCCTAATCAGACAAGTAATTACTGATTAGTTAAACTTAATTAACCAAAAATGATCATCCATCCACAATAACAAGCAATAATCAAAGCAACCACAAGCAGCAGCAACAGATTCCATGAAcgaggaagaaaagaaagggaatCAAGACATAGAAATGATGAACagttggaagaagaagaagaagaagatacctAGAAGCGAGGGCAGGGGAAAGAGAAGAGGAGTTGGAGTTCCAGATCCGGTTTGTGCAGAGTCGCTTCCCCAAGGCAGTGATCCCTCGACTGCTCGAATTGGCGGCCATACAATGATACCAACTACCACGAACGAAGTGTGATCGATTCAGCAGAGAATGAAAGTGGTTAGAGACGACGGATGAGTAGCTGTGACTTCAGAGTTGTTGTGTATAAATACCACTATAGAGCTTAGTGGATAATTATCTTGCCAAATATTAAATTgccaaatttttatttctaataaaaaatattattttatatgctGTCCCACCTTCACCATATCTTATCAGCTCTAGTCACACCTTATTTTTCGTCGCGCCAggtataaattatttatgacaaataaatattattattttaaattattatttaatatatttaattttaatgcattaataatctaaaatatttatataattgtataattataattattgttttgataattattcACGTGATTNNNNNNNNNNNNNNNNNNNNNNNNNNNNNNNNNNNNNNNNNNNNNNNNNNNACGGATCCGTAAaactttttatataaattattagagacatttttttaaatgtttgttAAAAACAAATACGCCTAATACTCATATATAATTGA
The Arachis duranensis cultivar V14167 chromosome 5, aradu.V14167.gnm2.J7QH, whole genome shotgun sequence genome window above contains:
- the LOC107488361 gene encoding late embryogenesis abundant protein At5g17165, which translates into the protein MAANSSSRGITALGKRLCTNRIWNSNSSSLSPALASRKAGYSSVYDKNPDEQAHAGAVPDDVIHATQSGKYWAPNPHTGVFGPPAGTDQPTPPPTADAIKDSVLEEKAWFRPTSLEDLEKPHSLP